The following coding sequences lie in one Aquabacterium olei genomic window:
- the leuS gene encoding leucine--tRNA ligase, whose amino-acid sequence MSAHNETQTYDPRAVEARAQQHWADADAYRVTEDTSKKAFYACSMLPYPSGKLHMGHVRNYTINDMLTRYLRMNGHNVLMPMGWDAFGLPAENAALKNKVPPAAWTYDNIAYMKKQMKAMGLAIDWSREIATCQPEYYKWNQWLFIKMLEAGICERRTQTVNWDPVDQTVLANEQVIDGKGWRSGAPVEKREIPGYYLNITKYADELLSAVANPEDKNYLAGWPERVRLMQENWIGKSEGVRFAFAHDIKDASGALINNGQLWVFTTRADTIMGVTFCAVAAEHPLALHAAATKPEVQAFIDECKTGGTTEAELATQEKKGVPTGLFVTHPITGQQVEVWVGNYVLMSYGDGAVMGVPAHDERDFAFAKKYGIAIQQVIAVEGETFSTEAWQEWYGDKLKGVCVNSGELDGLGHKDAVNKVAEILIAKGVGEKKTTWRLRDWGISRQRYWGTPIPIIHCADCGPVPVPEQDLPVRLPEDVVPDGSGNPLKSRPDFLNVGCPKCGKPAQRETDTMDTFVDSSWYFLRYTCADNQGAMVDARTDYWMADGGMDQYIGGIEHAILHLLYARFWTKVMRDLGLIKVDEPFKKLLTQGMVLNHIYSRRTAKGGKEYFWPHDVEHVMDDAGKVVGARLINAVDSADGQLPVGTAIDYEGVGTMSKSKNNGIDPQELIEKYGADTARLYTMFTAPPELTLEWNDAAVEGSYRFLRRVWNFGVKLRNLDFASTLPVAAGAGKLADVAFGKDAKALRLEIHTVLKQVDYDYQRMQYNTVVSGAMKMLNALEGFKGGDTPDGQIALIEGFGILVRVLYPATPHLAHALWSELGYAEQLGDLLDTPWPQVDASALVQDEIELMLQVNGKLRGSIKVSPQADKAAIEAAALASEDFAKFAEGKPAKKVIVVPGRLVNVVI is encoded by the coding sequence ATGAGCGCACACAACGAAACCCAGACCTACGACCCGCGTGCCGTCGAAGCCCGTGCCCAGCAGCACTGGGCCGACGCCGATGCCTATCGGGTCACCGAGGACACGTCGAAGAAGGCCTTCTACGCCTGCTCGATGCTGCCCTACCCCTCGGGCAAGCTGCACATGGGCCACGTGCGCAACTACACGATCAACGACATGCTCACGCGCTACCTGCGCATGAACGGTCACAACGTGCTGATGCCCATGGGCTGGGACGCGTTCGGTCTGCCCGCCGAGAACGCCGCGCTCAAGAACAAGGTGCCGCCCGCCGCCTGGACGTACGACAACATCGCCTACATGAAGAAGCAGATGAAGGCGATGGGGCTGGCGATCGACTGGTCGCGCGAGATCGCCACCTGCCAGCCCGAGTACTACAAATGGAACCAGTGGCTGTTCATCAAGATGCTGGAAGCCGGCATCTGCGAGCGCCGCACGCAGACGGTGAACTGGGACCCGGTCGACCAGACCGTGCTGGCCAACGAGCAGGTGATCGACGGCAAGGGCTGGCGCTCGGGCGCGCCAGTCGAGAAGCGCGAGATCCCCGGCTACTACCTGAACATCACCAAGTACGCCGACGAGCTCCTGAGCGCCGTGGCCAACCCCGAGGACAAGAACTACCTCGCCGGCTGGCCCGAGCGCGTGCGCCTGATGCAGGAGAACTGGATCGGCAAGTCCGAGGGCGTGCGCTTTGCGTTCGCGCACGACATCAAGGACGCTTCGGGTGCATTGATCAACAACGGCCAGCTGTGGGTCTTCACCACGCGCGCCGACACCATCATGGGCGTGACCTTCTGCGCCGTGGCGGCCGAGCACCCGCTGGCCCTGCACGCCGCTGCCACCAAGCCCGAAGTGCAGGCCTTCATCGACGAGTGCAAGACCGGCGGCACCACCGAGGCCGAGCTGGCCACGCAAGAGAAGAAGGGCGTGCCCACCGGCCTGTTCGTCACCCACCCGATCACCGGCCAGCAGGTCGAAGTCTGGGTCGGCAACTACGTGCTGATGTCCTATGGCGACGGCGCCGTGATGGGCGTGCCTGCGCACGACGAGCGCGACTTCGCCTTTGCGAAGAAGTACGGCATCGCGATCCAGCAGGTCATCGCCGTGGAAGGCGAAACCTTCTCGACCGAAGCCTGGCAAGAGTGGTACGGCGACAAGCTCAAGGGCGTGTGCGTCAACTCGGGCGAACTCGATGGCCTGGGCCACAAGGACGCCGTCAACAAGGTCGCCGAGATCCTCATCGCCAAGGGCGTGGGCGAGAAGAAGACCACCTGGCGCCTGCGCGACTGGGGCATCAGCCGCCAGCGCTACTGGGGCACCCCGATCCCCATCATCCACTGCGCCGACTGCGGCCCGGTGCCGGTGCCCGAGCAGGACCTGCCCGTGCGCCTGCCGGAAGACGTGGTGCCCGATGGCAGCGGCAACCCGCTGAAGTCGCGCCCCGACTTCCTGAACGTGGGCTGCCCGAAGTGCGGCAAGCCCGCCCAGCGCGAGACCGACACGATGGACACCTTCGTGGACTCGAGCTGGTACTTCCTGCGCTACACCTGTGCCGACAACCAAGGCGCCATGGTCGACGCCCGCACCGACTACTGGATGGCCGACGGCGGCATGGACCAGTACATCGGCGGCATCGAGCACGCCATCCTGCACCTGCTGTACGCCCGCTTCTGGACCAAGGTCATGCGCGACCTCGGCCTAATCAAGGTGGACGAGCCCTTCAAGAAGCTGCTCACGCAGGGCATGGTGCTCAACCACATCTACTCGCGCCGTACTGCCAAGGGTGGCAAGGAGTACTTCTGGCCCCATGACGTCGAGCACGTGATGGACGACGCCGGCAAGGTGGTGGGCGCCAGGCTCATCAACGCCGTCGACAGCGCCGACGGCCAGCTTCCCGTGGGCACCGCCATCGACTACGAAGGCGTGGGCACGATGTCGAAGTCGAAGAACAACGGCATCGACCCGCAGGAGCTGATCGAGAAGTACGGCGCCGACACGGCCCGCCTGTACACCATGTTCACCGCGCCGCCCGAGCTGACGCTGGAGTGGAACGACGCCGCCGTGGAAGGCAGCTACCGCTTCCTGCGCCGCGTGTGGAACTTCGGCGTGAAGCTGCGCAACCTCGACTTCGCCAGCACGCTGCCCGTCGCCGCGGGTGCCGGCAAGCTGGCCGACGTGGCCTTCGGCAAGGACGCCAAGGCGCTGCGCCTGGAGATCCACACCGTGCTCAAGCAGGTGGACTACGACTACCAGCGCATGCAGTACAACACCGTGGTCTCCGGTGCGATGAAGATGCTCAACGCGCTGGAAGGCTTCAAGGGCGGCGACACGCCCGATGGCCAGATCGCGCTGATCGAGGGCTTCGGCATCCTGGTGCGCGTGCTGTACCCGGCCACGCCGCACCTGGCGCACGCGCTGTGGAGCGAGCTCGGCTACGCCGAACAGCTGGGCGACCTGCTGGACACCCCGTGGCCCCAGGTCGATGCCTCGGCCCTGGTGCAGGACGAGATCGAGCTGATGCTGCAGGTCAACGGCAAGCTGCGCGGCTCGATCAAGGTCAGCCCGCAGGCCGACAAGGCCGCCATCGAGGCCGCCGCGCTGGCCAGCGAGGACTTCGCCAAGTTTGCCGAGGGCAAGCCGGCCAAGAAGGTCATCGTGGTGCCGGGCCGCCTGGTCAACGTGGTGATCTGA
- the lptE gene encoding LPS assembly lipoprotein LptE, with protein MAAHPTSVSRRTWLARWMSLGLGGVALAGCGFRMRGQYGMAFQTIQLTGFARTSPLATELARALENTGVRVVGSTLEAAQAASSASVPVGHIVFEALGDTRDMVVSSTTRYGQVRGMTARIKLRFQVRRSDGSILVPASDIAMANDLTYTEQDALAKQDESEALQKAMQTDIVNQVLRRLAAIEPAQLPSPPEPMAAPPEVDRRVPTPVTPSRDSAR; from the coding sequence ATGGCAGCCCACCCCACTTCTGTCTCGCGCCGCACCTGGCTGGCTCGCTGGATGAGCCTGGGCCTGGGCGGCGTGGCGCTTGCCGGCTGTGGCTTTCGCATGCGCGGTCAGTACGGCATGGCCTTCCAGACCATCCAGCTGACCGGCTTTGCGCGCACCTCGCCGCTGGCCACCGAGCTGGCCCGCGCCCTCGAGAACACCGGCGTGCGCGTGGTGGGCAGCACGCTGGAAGCGGCCCAGGCCGCCTCCAGCGCCAGCGTGCCCGTGGGCCACATCGTCTTCGAAGCCCTGGGCGACACGCGCGACATGGTGGTCAGCTCCACCACCCGCTACGGCCAGGTCCGCGGCATGACGGCCCGCATCAAGCTGCGCTTTCAGGTGCGACGCAGTGACGGCAGCATCCTCGTGCCCGCCAGCGACATCGCCATGGCCAACGACCTGACCTACACCGAGCAGGACGCGCTGGCCAAGCAGGACGAGTCCGAAGCCTTGCAGAAGGCCATGCAGACCGACATCGTCAACCAGGTGCTGCGCCGCCTGGCCGCGATCGAGCCGGCCCAGCTGCCCTCGCCGCCCGAGCCGATGGCCGCCCCGCCGGAGGTCGACCGCCGCGTGCCGACGCCGGTCACGCCCTCGCGCGACAGCGCCCGCTGA
- the holA gene encoding DNA polymerase III subunit delta, with product MQLRHDQLAAHLQKCGGTLKPVYTLHGDEALLVQEAGDAIRAAARAAGHTERQVHTVSGAHFDWSSLLGAASEMSLFGDRQFIDIRIPSGKPGKDGSQALQQYCDTAAGNDAVVTLITLPRLDKTQMSSAWFTALDGIGVTLRCDPIERSQLPVWIAQRLAAQGQQVEAGEAGQRTLAFFADRVEGNLLAAHQEIVKLGLLHPPGTLTIEQIEEAVVDVARFNVFKLSEAVLSGQLHRTLRMIDGLQAEGEAPVLVHWALADDILGLYRARQALDGGKPLPMVLREQRVWGPRERLFERILPKARLGTLARLVANASIVDGIVKGLRHPQWPEDPWDALRRLAQQLSRTVAPPARV from the coding sequence ATGCAACTGCGCCACGACCAGCTCGCCGCCCACCTGCAGAAGTGCGGCGGCACGCTCAAGCCGGTCTACACCCTCCATGGTGACGAGGCCCTGCTGGTGCAGGAGGCGGGCGACGCCATCCGCGCTGCCGCGCGCGCCGCAGGCCACACCGAGCGCCAGGTGCACACGGTCAGCGGTGCACACTTCGACTGGTCCAGCCTGCTGGGCGCGGCCAGCGAGATGTCGCTCTTCGGCGACCGCCAGTTCATCGACATCCGCATCCCCTCCGGCAAGCCGGGCAAGGACGGCTCGCAAGCGCTGCAGCAGTACTGCGACACGGCCGCCGGCAACGACGCCGTCGTCACCCTGATCACGCTGCCGCGGCTCGACAAGACCCAGATGAGCAGCGCCTGGTTCACGGCGCTCGACGGCATCGGCGTGACCCTGCGCTGCGACCCGATCGAACGCAGCCAGCTGCCGGTGTGGATCGCCCAGCGCCTGGCCGCCCAGGGCCAGCAGGTGGAAGCCGGCGAGGCGGGCCAGCGCACGCTCGCCTTCTTTGCCGACCGGGTGGAAGGCAACCTGCTGGCCGCCCATCAGGAAATCGTCAAGCTGGGCCTGCTGCATCCGCCCGGTACGCTGACCATCGAGCAGATCGAGGAGGCCGTGGTCGACGTCGCGCGCTTCAACGTCTTCAAGCTCAGCGAAGCCGTGTTGTCGGGGCAGCTGCACCGCACGCTGCGCATGATCGACGGCCTGCAGGCCGAGGGCGAGGCGCCGGTGCTGGTGCACTGGGCGCTGGCCGACGACATCCTCGGGCTGTACCGCGCCCGCCAGGCGCTCGACGGTGGCAAGCCGCTGCCCATGGTGTTGCGCGAGCAGCGTGTGTGGGGCCCGCGCGAGCGCCTGTTCGAGCGCATCCTGCCGAAGGCCCGTCTGGGCACGCTGGCCCGCCTCGTGGCCAACGCCAGCATCGTCGACGGCATCGTCAAGGGCCTGCGGCACCCGCAATGGCCGGAAGACCCGTGGGACGCCCTGCGCCGGCTGGCGCAGCAACTGAGCCGCACCGTGGCGCCACCGGCCCGCGTCTGA